One window from the genome of Dolosigranulum savutiense encodes:
- a CDS encoding segregation/condensation protein A has translation MATTYNQEINNSWKVNLDVFSGPLDLLLHLINELEIDIYDIPITEITTQYLAYLEQSNMLALDIGGEYLVMAATLMAIKSQLLVPRNESLDDEGDIWYEEDPREHLMELLLEYRKFKLVAQDLQAREEARSAFITKEESDVTRYQAHIPLKEGELSLEDLRASFTRLLNERALEDPPPTTIERKQVSVSDKMVEISTKLREARSPMTFSYLMEGVLRTELVASFLAILELIKTQTIKANQSDVYGEITLQYIRKNVEEEEVK, from the coding sequence ATGGCAACAACATACAATCAGGAAATAAATAACAGTTGGAAGGTAAATCTAGATGTCTTTTCAGGACCGCTAGATTTACTTTTGCATTTAATTAATGAACTTGAGATTGATATTTATGATATTCCTATTACTGAAATAACGACGCAATATTTGGCTTATCTGGAGCAATCTAATATGTTGGCATTAGATATCGGAGGAGAATATCTAGTGATGGCGGCAACGTTAATGGCGATTAAGAGTCAATTATTAGTGCCCCGTAATGAGTCATTGGATGATGAAGGAGATATCTGGTACGAAGAAGATCCACGCGAGCATTTAATGGAATTACTCCTTGAATACCGTAAGTTTAAGCTGGTGGCGCAAGACTTACAAGCGCGTGAGGAAGCTCGCTCAGCTTTTATTACGAAGGAAGAATCTGATGTTACGAGATATCAAGCGCACATTCCCCTAAAAGAAGGTGAACTATCACTAGAAGATTTAAGAGCTTCTTTCACCCGCTTACTTAATGAACGTGCTCTCGAAGATCCTCCGCCTACTACAATTGAACGGAAGCAAGTGAGTGTCTCAGATAAGATGGTGGAAATTTCAACTAAATTACGGGAAGCTCGCTCACCGATGACTTTTTCATACTTGATGGAAGGTGTCTTGCGTACAGAATTAGTAGCCTCCTTTTTAGCTATCTTAGAATTGATAAAGACTCAAACCATAAAAGCTAACCAAAGTGATGTGTATGGGGAAATTACCTTGCAGTATATTCGAAAAAATGTGGAGGAAGAGGAAGTTAAATGA
- a CDS encoding pseudouridine synthase has product MERLQKVMAHAGIASRRESEKIISKGRVKVNGIVITEMGYKVGPDDHITVDGEPIEREEKVYILLNKDRQVISTVDDPQNRDTVIDSVDGIKERIYPVGRLDYDTTGALLLTNDGELANKLMHPSYEFEKTYVTKVKGRVTEEAIQQLKTGVIIEGKKTAPARVKLLSYDKKTDYSIVKLIIHEGRNHQVKLMMKAVGHPVKELTREKYGFLETTGLELGQWRHLKRNEVIKLRKAVSS; this is encoded by the coding sequence GTGGAGAGATTACAAAAAGTAATGGCACATGCTGGAATTGCATCTCGGCGAGAATCAGAAAAAATTATTAGTAAAGGCCGTGTGAAAGTCAATGGAATCGTTATAACCGAGATGGGGTACAAAGTAGGCCCTGATGATCATATAACGGTCGATGGTGAACCCATTGAACGAGAAGAAAAAGTATATATATTACTCAACAAAGACCGTCAAGTGATTTCAACAGTGGATGATCCCCAAAATAGAGATACGGTGATTGATAGCGTGGATGGGATAAAAGAGAGAATCTATCCAGTGGGTCGCTTAGATTATGATACAACAGGAGCGTTGCTATTAACTAATGATGGTGAACTAGCCAACAAATTAATGCATCCAAGTTATGAATTCGAAAAAACTTATGTAACCAAAGTAAAAGGCCGTGTTACCGAAGAGGCAATCCAGCAATTAAAAACAGGTGTTATAATTGAAGGAAAAAAAACAGCACCTGCTCGAGTGAAATTGCTTTCTTATGATAAAAAAACAGATTATTCAATTGTTAAGCTGATTATTCATGAAGGACGTAATCATCAAGTTAAACTGATGATGAAAGCAGTTGGTCATCCGGTAAAAGAATTGACACGTGAGAAGTATGGCTTTCTGGAAACAACAGGTTTAGAATTAGGACAGTGGCGCCATTTGAAGCGCAATGAAGTTATTAAACTCCGCAAAGCTGTTTCATCATAA
- the deoB gene encoding phosphopentomutase, translating into MKFNRIHLLILDSVGIGEAPDAADFGDEGAHTLGNIAQTVGLHLPNFQQLGLGNIESIEGVPPTDHPAAYYTKLEEQSVGKDTMTGHWEIMGLQIDTPFRTYPDGFPDDLLNKIKEYTGRDIVANRPASGTQIIDELGEHQMKTGDLIVYTSADPVLQIAAHEEVIPVKELYDICEYVRSITNEDPYMIGRIIARPYVGEPGHFTRTSNRKDYALNPFGQTTLDFLSEAGKDVIAVGKINDIFNGQGITEAIKTKNNDDGITKLLEVMKKDFTGLSFTNLVDFDSEYGHRRNPEGYRDALEHLDRRLPELMDSLREDDLLIITADHGTDPTHQGTDHTREYVPLLAISPSFEGAGEMRQGYFADTSQTISENFNAESTENGTSYLGQLV; encoded by the coding sequence ATGAAATTTAACCGTATTCATTTACTTATCTTAGATTCAGTTGGAATTGGAGAAGCGCCCGACGCAGCTGATTTTGGTGACGAAGGAGCGCACACACTCGGTAACATTGCTCAGACAGTTGGACTTCATTTACCGAATTTCCAACAATTGGGATTAGGGAATATTGAATCTATCGAAGGTGTGCCCCCAACCGATCATCCAGCAGCCTATTATACAAAATTGGAAGAACAATCAGTAGGTAAAGATACGATGACTGGACACTGGGAAATTATGGGACTCCAAATTGATACACCATTTCGAACGTACCCAGACGGTTTTCCGGATGACTTGTTGAACAAAATTAAAGAATATACTGGACGCGATATAGTAGCTAATCGCCCCGCTTCCGGGACCCAAATTATTGACGAGCTAGGTGAGCACCAAATGAAAACGGGTGATTTGATTGTCTATACATCAGCTGATCCAGTTCTTCAAATTGCGGCGCATGAAGAAGTCATTCCAGTAAAAGAATTGTATGACATTTGTGAATATGTTCGGTCAATTACGAATGAAGATCCCTATATGATTGGACGCATTATTGCTCGTCCATATGTTGGTGAGCCTGGTCATTTTACACGTACAAGTAACCGTAAAGATTATGCACTCAATCCATTTGGTCAGACAACGCTAGATTTCTTATCAGAGGCGGGTAAAGATGTTATCGCAGTCGGTAAAATCAATGATATTTTCAATGGTCAAGGAATTACCGAAGCGATTAAGACCAAAAATAATGATGATGGTATTACGAAATTACTCGAAGTTATGAAAAAAGACTTTACCGGATTAAGCTTTACAAATTTAGTGGACTTTGACTCAGAATATGGTCACCGTCGTAATCCAGAAGGGTATCGCGATGCTTTAGAGCACTTGGACCGTCGCTTGCCTGAATTGATGGATAGCTTGCGTGAAGATGACTTACTTATTATTACGGCAGATCATGGGACTGATCCAACACATCAAGGAACAGATCATACGCGTGAATACGTGCCATTATTGGCGATAAGTCCATCATTTGAAGGTGCGGGTGAAATGAGACAAGGTTATTTCGCGGATACAAGCCAAACTATTTCGGAGAACTTTAATGCCGAGAGTACTGAAAATGGGACAAGTTATCTCGGACAATTGGTCTAA
- a CDS encoding Fur family transcriptional regulator, producing the protein MADNASSQLTSIKKKIANAGYKLTPQREMTLQIMAEHEHLSAEEIYMEVKSRNAGIGLATVYRTLEILTDLKVINKATFQDGLARYDLNRDDKQHQPHHLLCLKCGKIEEVKEDLLIDIEQTIAKRYQFDVQDHRLTFHGVCRECQSYAES; encoded by the coding sequence ATGGCAGACAACGCCTCATCTCAACTAACATCGATTAAGAAGAAAATAGCTAATGCGGGCTATAAGCTCACTCCTCAGCGCGAAATGACACTACAAATTATGGCTGAGCATGAGCATTTAAGTGCAGAAGAAATTTATATGGAAGTTAAGAGCCGTAATGCGGGTATCGGACTGGCGACAGTTTACCGAACTTTAGAAATCTTAACGGATCTGAAAGTGATCAATAAAGCAACCTTCCAGGATGGCCTTGCTCGTTACGACTTAAATCGCGATGATAAACAACATCAGCCACATCATCTTTTGTGCCTTAAATGTGGAAAAATTGAAGAAGTAAAAGAAGATTTACTTATTGATATCGAACAAACCATTGCGAAGCGATACCAGTTCGACGTGCAAGACCATCGTTTAACGTTTCATGGGGTTTGTCGCGAATGTCAATCTTATGCGGAATCTTGA
- a CDS encoding DNA-binding protein, giving the protein MNKELGQIMTAVISEVTEKAVYAQKNGQTYHVTSEVAKQVGEEVTGLAYFDQNDHLSLAIDIPIAEDRYDWAEVVNVQRDLGVFVDIGLPNKDIVVSRDHLPDIKQLWPKVGDRLYVTLEVDEAGRLWGRMATQDIFQQKAHKGSKTQHNNDIKGYVFELRQSGSYILTSDFYLAYIPTEEREQEPRLGQLVTGRVIGLREDGVLYASLKPRAHEVLDDDAQMIYEVIKRSDNHKIPYHDKSDPEAIRAFFGISKGAFKRAVGRLMKQDLVEQDETGTRATQLD; this is encoded by the coding sequence ATGAATAAGGAATTAGGACAAATTATGACGGCGGTTATTTCTGAAGTAACCGAAAAAGCAGTTTATGCACAAAAAAATGGGCAGACCTATCACGTAACATCTGAAGTCGCAAAACAGGTTGGAGAGGAAGTGACCGGATTAGCTTACTTCGATCAAAATGATCATCTATCTTTAGCTATCGATATTCCAATTGCAGAAGATCGATATGATTGGGCGGAGGTAGTGAATGTCCAACGTGATCTTGGCGTTTTTGTTGACATCGGATTACCGAATAAAGATATCGTTGTATCGCGTGATCACTTGCCAGATATTAAACAATTGTGGCCCAAAGTAGGCGATCGCTTGTATGTGACGTTGGAAGTGGATGAAGCGGGACGATTATGGGGACGTATGGCGACGCAAGATATTTTCCAACAAAAGGCACACAAAGGATCCAAAACACAACACAATAATGATATTAAGGGATATGTTTTTGAACTACGACAATCAGGCTCGTATATTTTAACCAGTGATTTTTATCTAGCGTATATCCCAACTGAAGAGCGTGAACAAGAACCGCGATTGGGACAGTTAGTGACTGGTCGCGTAATTGGGTTACGTGAAGATGGCGTGCTATATGCTTCGCTCAAGCCACGTGCTCATGAGGTGCTCGATGATGATGCACAAATGATTTATGAAGTGATTAAGCGTAGTGATAATCATAAAATTCCATACCATGATAAGAGCGATCCTGAAGCTATTCGTGCATTTTTTGGGATTAGTAAAGGTGCTTTCAAACGTGCAGTGGGTCGATTAATGAAACAGGACTTAGTTGAACAAGATGAGACGGGAACAAGGGCGACACAACTGGACTAA
- the scpB gene encoding SMC-Scp complex subunit ScpB, translating into MNDLAEIEAILFVAGDEGLSLADIAQLTDSTTDYIANCLAQLKQRYTDHPEHGITLIQTASTYKMVTKQAYQTSVKRYAQSPLMQKLSKALIETLSIIAYKQPITRMEIEEIRGVSATSALQKLKLRQLIREVDRLEAPGNPVVYGTTDYFLDYFGLNHLDELPELSDQQVIEETTLFTPEET; encoded by the coding sequence ATGAATGATCTAGCTGAAATTGAAGCCATTTTATTTGTGGCTGGGGATGAAGGATTGAGTTTAGCTGATATTGCTCAGTTAACAGACAGCACGACAGATTATATTGCCAATTGTTTGGCGCAACTTAAACAACGATATACAGATCATCCAGAGCACGGCATCACATTAATTCAAACAGCATCTACTTATAAAATGGTGACTAAACAAGCTTATCAAACAAGTGTTAAGCGATACGCACAATCACCGCTTATGCAAAAGTTGTCTAAAGCCCTAATTGAAACACTATCAATTATTGCTTATAAACAGCCCATTACCCGAATGGAAATTGAAGAAATCCGAGGTGTATCCGCAACTTCGGCTTTACAAAAGTTGAAATTACGACAACTTATTCGTGAAGTAGATCGGTTAGAAGCACCTGGGAATCCAGTTGTTTATGGGACGACGGATTATTTTCTCGATTATTTTGGCTTGAATCATCTGGATGAATTACCTGAATTATCTGACCAACAAGTTATTGAAGAAACAACTTTATTTACACCTGAAGAAACTTAA
- the xerD gene encoding site-specific tyrosine recombinase XerD, translating to MIGQEALAEYIIYLKIERGLSANTVISYKRDIEKYLTFLTEKKITQLDEISRFEILDFLQTLRQAGAADNSIIRMVSSLRKFHQYTKRESIMSDNPMQLIDTPKKASTLPKAISPQSIEKLLKAPDTTTPLGVRDRTILELMYATGLRISELVNLKLSDLHLTMGFIQTMGKGEKERIVPLGEMASQWLDNYLNGARIYLSDKSGEESDYVFLNSRGHGLSRQGVWKKVKQLALEAGIDQNVTPHTLRHSFATHLLENGADLRMVQELLGHADISTTQIYTHITKNRLKQVYSDYHPRA from the coding sequence ATGATCGGTCAAGAAGCACTAGCGGAATATATCATATATTTAAAGATTGAACGAGGCTTATCAGCTAATACCGTTATCAGTTATAAGCGTGATATCGAAAAGTACTTGACTTTTTTAACGGAGAAAAAAATTACTCAGTTAGATGAGATTTCACGCTTTGAGATTTTAGATTTTTTACAAACACTTCGTCAAGCTGGGGCAGCTGATAATTCGATTATTCGGATGGTGAGTAGTTTGCGCAAGTTTCATCAATATACGAAACGGGAGTCGATTATGTCTGATAATCCGATGCAATTAATTGACACACCGAAGAAAGCGTCAACTTTACCCAAAGCAATCTCTCCTCAATCAATAGAAAAGTTGCTCAAAGCCCCCGATACAACAACGCCATTAGGGGTACGTGATCGAACGATTTTAGAATTGATGTATGCGACAGGGCTACGGATTAGTGAATTAGTTAACTTAAAATTATCTGACTTGCACTTGACGATGGGTTTCATCCAAACAATGGGAAAAGGGGAGAAAGAACGCATTGTTCCTCTAGGAGAGATGGCGAGTCAGTGGTTAGATAATTACTTGAATGGGGCACGAATATACTTAAGCGACAAATCAGGAGAAGAATCCGATTACGTTTTCTTAAATTCACGTGGCCATGGGTTGTCACGACAAGGTGTTTGGAAAAAAGTAAAACAGTTAGCATTAGAAGCGGGGATCGATCAGAATGTGACCCCACATACGTTGCGCCATTCATTTGCAACGCACTTATTGGAGAATGGAGCGGATTTGCGGATGGTACAGGAACTGCTCGGACATGCGGATATTTCAACCACACAGATTTATACGCATATTACAAAAAATCGCTTAAAACAGGTCTACAGTGATTATCATCCGCGAGCATAA
- a CDS encoding GNAT family N-acetyltransferase: protein MLIEFKSDYDKIAMGLLSYTADLKETSRLTEELDTYKNDDSRKLFLWRSEETDDLCAVLGIEEEEEVVLLRHLSVNPSYRGEGLTYRMLDELSDRYEGKTLMGTLESGSFVKKWQKRRNQQEELEQEVERTLTE from the coding sequence ATGCTTATTGAATTTAAATCTGACTACGATAAAATCGCTATGGGGTTGCTGTCGTACACAGCAGATTTGAAAGAAACATCACGTTTAACAGAAGAATTAGATACGTACAAAAATGATGATTCCAGAAAATTGTTCCTCTGGCGTAGTGAAGAAACCGATGACTTATGTGCTGTACTAGGAATTGAAGAGGAAGAAGAAGTTGTCTTATTACGCCATTTATCAGTCAATCCATCTTATCGTGGTGAAGGGTTGACGTATCGCATGCTTGATGAGTTAAGTGATCGATATGAAGGGAAAACATTAATGGGGACACTTGAATCTGGCTCATTCGTCAAAAAGTGGCAAAAGCGCCGCAATCAACAAGAAGAGTTAGAGCAAGAAGTTGAAAGGACATTGACAGAGTAA